A window of the Malaclemys terrapin pileata isolate rMalTer1 chromosome 6, rMalTer1.hap1, whole genome shotgun sequence genome harbors these coding sequences:
- the CD180 gene encoding CD180 antigen isoform X1, with translation MACQIYWLILMGLFCVRCEVSEPVDTMCTEVIANKSYSCEDLGLREIPERLPATTEILDFSFNLLSSLHNSTFSKLKNLVYLDLTRCQINWVYEGAFQSNAYLNVIVLTGNLLMFLADTAFVGPQSLKHLVLTQTGLTSLAFIPMQNLDNLETFDLGSNHISSLQLPPSFPIRNLKYLDFQMNNIQRIAAKDIDILLKTKNLTLILKGNDIIHIEAGAFQSNLFYSLDFGGCIDISVVLAGMQKTRIHTLWLGTFEDAENGLPINSTMLLNLCNISVVDISLQKRHFLHLTAATFQCLSKLQRLDLTHTYISMLPPDISGMNMLEELILNRNAFKHMCNISSTAFPSLTHLHIRENAENLDLGSGCLKTLSKLQHLDLSHSYIENLDCCSNQLKGLSGLQHLNLSYNKQLQLQDLAFKEGANLELLDLAFTRLHINASQGPFRNLHLLHVLNLSYSYIDTNIQHLLQGLQNLFLLNLRGNKFQSGTILNGNLFHQVPSLEVLILSFCDLTAIQNQAFHTLKNLKQVDLSHNKLIAFSTDAFSNLKSIYLNFANNMIHIIPRDMLTNLSGQSIINLSYNPLECTCSNIGLITWYKQNMDKIEDPEGTVCSEPKALAGAKLSTVTLSCGISVAGIVCTVLGLILLVAVILVWVTCFLKRNYQQL, from the exons ATGGCTTGCCAGATATATTGGTTGATTTTGATGGGGCTTTTCTGTGTTCGCTGCGAAGTATCTGAGCCTGTAGATACGATGTGCACTGAG GTTATAGCCAACAAAAGCTATAGCTGTGAAGATTTAGGACTGAGAGAGATTCCTGAAAGACTTCCAGCCACAACAGAAATCCTTGACTTCAGCTTTAATTTGCTTTCTTCCCTTCACAATTCAACCTTCAGCAAGCTAAAGAATCTGGTATATTTAGACTTAACAAG GTGTCAAATTAATTGGGTGTACGAAGGTGCCTTTCAAAGCAATGCTTATCTGAACGTTATTGTCTTGACTGGAAATCTACTCATGTTTCTGGCTGACACAGCATTTGTTGGCCCACAGTCTCTGAAGCATCTTGTCTTAACTCAGACAGGTCTAACCAGCTTAGCATTTATTCCAATGCAGAATCTGGATAATTTAGAGACTTTTGACTTGGGCAGCAATCATATCTCTTCACTGCAGCTCCCTCCAAGCTTTCCAATCAGAAACCTCAAATACCTTGATTTTCAAATGAACAACATACAAAGAATAGCAGCAAAAGACATAGATATTCTGCTAAAGACAAAGAATTTAACTCTGATCTTGAAGGGCAATGATATTATACACATTGAAGCTGGGGCGTTCCAGTCCAACTTATTTTACAGCTTGGACTTTGGAGGTTGCATTGACATTTCTGTGGTTTTAGCAGGGATGCAGAAAACCAGAATCCATACTCTTTGGTTGGGGACATTTGAGGATGCAGAAAATGGGCTTCCCATAAACTCTACTATGCTTCTGAACCTGTGCAATATCTCTGTGGTGGATATCAGTCTGCAAAAGCGGCATTTCCTTCATTTGACTGCTGCCACATTTCAGTGTTTGAGCAAACTCCAAAGGCTAGATCTGACTCACACCTACATCAGCATGTTACCTCCTGACATCAGTGGCATGAACATGTTGGAAGAATTAATTCTCAATAGGAACGCCTTTAAGCACATGTGCAACATTAGCTCCAccgccttcccctccctcacccacctcCATATCAGAGAAAATGCTGAGAATCTGGACTTAGGCTCTGGCTGTTTAAAAACACTGTCAAAACTTCAACATCTGGATTTAAGCCACAGTTACATAGAAAATTTAGACTGCTGCAGCAACCAGCTAAAAGGCCTGAGTGGATTACAGCACCTGAATCTGAGCTACAACAAGCAGCTTCAGCTCCAAGATTTGGCCTTTAAGGAAGGTGCTAACCTGGAGCTCCTGGATTTAGCTTTTACACGTCTTCACATCAATGCTTCCCAGGGTCCTTTCCGCAATCTGCATCTCTTGCATGTCCTGAACCTTTCTTATTCCTATATCGATACCAACATTCAGCACCTTTTACAGGGGCTGCAAAACCTTTTCCTGTTGAACCTTAGGGGGAATAAGTTTCAGTCAGGGACCATTCTGAATGGAAATCTCTTTCACCAGGTACCCAGTTTAGAGGTGTTAATTTTATCATTCTGTGATCTGACAGCTATACAAAACCAAGCATTTCACACCCTCAAGAATCTAAAGCAGGTTGACCTGAGCCACAACAAGCTTATTGCATTCAGCACAGATGCATTTTCCAATCTCAAGAGCATCTATCTCAATTTTGCCAATAATATGATCCATATTATACCACGTGACATGTTAACTAACTTATCCGGCCAGAGTATAATCAATTTAAGTTACAATCCACTGGAATGCACCTGCTCTAATATTGGTTTAATAACTTGGTACAAGCAGAATATGGATAAAATTGAAGACCCTGAAGGGACAGTGTGTAGTGAGCCCAAAGCTCTAGCAGGTGCTAAGCTGTCCACTGTAACACTCTCCTGTGGGATCAGTGTTGCAGGAATTGTTTGCACTGTGCTGGGTTTGATATTGCTTGTTGCTGTTATCTTGGTTTGGGTCACAtgctttttaaagagaaattacCAGCAACTCTAA
- the CD180 gene encoding CD180 antigen isoform X2, with translation MSSTTVIANKSYSCEDLGLREIPERLPATTEILDFSFNLLSSLHNSTFSKLKNLVYLDLTRCQINWVYEGAFQSNAYLNVIVLTGNLLMFLADTAFVGPQSLKHLVLTQTGLTSLAFIPMQNLDNLETFDLGSNHISSLQLPPSFPIRNLKYLDFQMNNIQRIAAKDIDILLKTKNLTLILKGNDIIHIEAGAFQSNLFYSLDFGGCIDISVVLAGMQKTRIHTLWLGTFEDAENGLPINSTMLLNLCNISVVDISLQKRHFLHLTAATFQCLSKLQRLDLTHTYISMLPPDISGMNMLEELILNRNAFKHMCNISSTAFPSLTHLHIRENAENLDLGSGCLKTLSKLQHLDLSHSYIENLDCCSNQLKGLSGLQHLNLSYNKQLQLQDLAFKEGANLELLDLAFTRLHINASQGPFRNLHLLHVLNLSYSYIDTNIQHLLQGLQNLFLLNLRGNKFQSGTILNGNLFHQVPSLEVLILSFCDLTAIQNQAFHTLKNLKQVDLSHNKLIAFSTDAFSNLKSIYLNFANNMIHIIPRDMLTNLSGQSIINLSYNPLECTCSNIGLITWYKQNMDKIEDPEGTVCSEPKALAGAKLSTVTLSCGISVAGIVCTVLGLILLVAVILVWVTCFLKRNYQQL, from the exons ATGTCTAGTACCACG GTTATAGCCAACAAAAGCTATAGCTGTGAAGATTTAGGACTGAGAGAGATTCCTGAAAGACTTCCAGCCACAACAGAAATCCTTGACTTCAGCTTTAATTTGCTTTCTTCCCTTCACAATTCAACCTTCAGCAAGCTAAAGAATCTGGTATATTTAGACTTAACAAG GTGTCAAATTAATTGGGTGTACGAAGGTGCCTTTCAAAGCAATGCTTATCTGAACGTTATTGTCTTGACTGGAAATCTACTCATGTTTCTGGCTGACACAGCATTTGTTGGCCCACAGTCTCTGAAGCATCTTGTCTTAACTCAGACAGGTCTAACCAGCTTAGCATTTATTCCAATGCAGAATCTGGATAATTTAGAGACTTTTGACTTGGGCAGCAATCATATCTCTTCACTGCAGCTCCCTCCAAGCTTTCCAATCAGAAACCTCAAATACCTTGATTTTCAAATGAACAACATACAAAGAATAGCAGCAAAAGACATAGATATTCTGCTAAAGACAAAGAATTTAACTCTGATCTTGAAGGGCAATGATATTATACACATTGAAGCTGGGGCGTTCCAGTCCAACTTATTTTACAGCTTGGACTTTGGAGGTTGCATTGACATTTCTGTGGTTTTAGCAGGGATGCAGAAAACCAGAATCCATACTCTTTGGTTGGGGACATTTGAGGATGCAGAAAATGGGCTTCCCATAAACTCTACTATGCTTCTGAACCTGTGCAATATCTCTGTGGTGGATATCAGTCTGCAAAAGCGGCATTTCCTTCATTTGACTGCTGCCACATTTCAGTGTTTGAGCAAACTCCAAAGGCTAGATCTGACTCACACCTACATCAGCATGTTACCTCCTGACATCAGTGGCATGAACATGTTGGAAGAATTAATTCTCAATAGGAACGCCTTTAAGCACATGTGCAACATTAGCTCCAccgccttcccctccctcacccacctcCATATCAGAGAAAATGCTGAGAATCTGGACTTAGGCTCTGGCTGTTTAAAAACACTGTCAAAACTTCAACATCTGGATTTAAGCCACAGTTACATAGAAAATTTAGACTGCTGCAGCAACCAGCTAAAAGGCCTGAGTGGATTACAGCACCTGAATCTGAGCTACAACAAGCAGCTTCAGCTCCAAGATTTGGCCTTTAAGGAAGGTGCTAACCTGGAGCTCCTGGATTTAGCTTTTACACGTCTTCACATCAATGCTTCCCAGGGTCCTTTCCGCAATCTGCATCTCTTGCATGTCCTGAACCTTTCTTATTCCTATATCGATACCAACATTCAGCACCTTTTACAGGGGCTGCAAAACCTTTTCCTGTTGAACCTTAGGGGGAATAAGTTTCAGTCAGGGACCATTCTGAATGGAAATCTCTTTCACCAGGTACCCAGTTTAGAGGTGTTAATTTTATCATTCTGTGATCTGACAGCTATACAAAACCAAGCATTTCACACCCTCAAGAATCTAAAGCAGGTTGACCTGAGCCACAACAAGCTTATTGCATTCAGCACAGATGCATTTTCCAATCTCAAGAGCATCTATCTCAATTTTGCCAATAATATGATCCATATTATACCACGTGACATGTTAACTAACTTATCCGGCCAGAGTATAATCAATTTAAGTTACAATCCACTGGAATGCACCTGCTCTAATATTGGTTTAATAACTTGGTACAAGCAGAATATGGATAAAATTGAAGACCCTGAAGGGACAGTGTGTAGTGAGCCCAAAGCTCTAGCAGGTGCTAAGCTGTCCACTGTAACACTCTCCTGTGGGATCAGTGTTGCAGGAATTGTTTGCACTGTGCTGGGTTTGATATTGCTTGTTGCTGTTATCTTGGTTTGGGTCACAtgctttttaaagagaaattacCAGCAACTCTAA